In Pseudorasbora parva isolate DD20220531a chromosome 9, ASM2467924v1, whole genome shotgun sequence, the following proteins share a genomic window:
- the LOC137089571 gene encoding sorting nexin-16-like: MFYQNHSPEVIRRGNGMEYYSDGFCRGRSEEKTLKVTLLGYKVMEEKTKFTVYKILVRRAPDESWHIFRRYTDFSRLHDKLKETFPVFNVVLPPKRWFKNFNAEFLEERQLGLQDFLQHLVAQKDMINSEPVREFLCLDDPPDAFGDIREKWAFCETLEETNCCLQRDLMDNGRETESLRNVLLHKELQISQPERRKNGMHRIQKEPNKETGDFLTEQEYNEVERDILRRPSSELGFMRSHGACWSGSATDSPEKHSSGGPCQELH, translated from the exons ATGTTTTACCAGAACCACAGTCCAGAAGTTATAAGAAGAGGAAATGGGATGGAGTATTACAGTGATGGATTTTGTAGAGGGAGAAGTGAAGAGAAGACGCTCAAGGTCACCCTGCTTGGCTATAAGGTTATGGAGGAAAAGACAAAGTTCACC GTCTACAAGATCTTAGTGAGGCGAGCACCTGACGAGAGCTGGCACATTTTTAGACGATACACAGACTTCTCTCGACTACATGATAAG CTGAAGGAGACATTTCCTGTGTTTAACGTCGTCTTACCACCCAAGCGTTGGTTCAAAAACTTCAATGCTGAATTTCTAGAAGAGAGACAACTGGGCCTACAAGACTTTCTACAGCACCTGGTTGCTCAAAAAGACATGATAAATAG CGAGCCTGTCAGAGAATTCTTATGTCTGGATGACCCACCTGATGCTTTTGGCGATATCAGAGAGAAATGG GCCTTCTGTGAGACACTGGAAGAGACCAACTGTTGCCTTCAGAGAGATTTAATGGACAACGGGAGAGAGACTGAGTCCCTGAGAAATGTTCTGCTGCACAAAGAACTCCAAATTAGCCAGCCTGAGAGAAGAAAAAA TGGCATGCATAGAATCCAAAAGGAGCCAAACAAAGAGACGGGAGACTTTTTAACAGAACAGGAATATAATGAAGTGGAAAGAGACATACTCAGGAGACCAAG TTCTGAATTGGGGTTCATGAGGAGTCATGGAGCGTGTTGGAGTGGATCAGCAACTGACAGTCCCGAAAAGCACAGTTCTGGAGGACCATGCCAAGAACTCCATTAA